One Plantibacter sp. Leaf314 DNA segment encodes these proteins:
- a CDS encoding LuxR C-terminal-related transcriptional regulator has translation MSAGGHQYSGASRSAGSALRRSGEFRQSATRAPAAQSSRAAAIARVATLIDDRASTLLVGPHGYGKTFAAESIGRRMHEQGRSVIRLTDSSLNASNALGGWRDAPSGSVFIIDDGADLHPSSLTDLVDLARSRDQVALVTLEQERTGLQGRPDEAAHRLLAVWRSGALTRIDLPALDGFEASALADAAADDAVLDDMAKAVIVRLSNGSPRLVHELTKDALETGGEFYLPRSILSLGVAGVSPRVHDLTEPQLARLEDEERYALVMLAKLGTIPYARAARLLGEHPLHALMRLGLARNDGTGQDRIVADELHAWSALAEWRHSGRLHRHDRVQRTLISDLRVGGRLTPNESFILGRYWLTTAADHLDEGLKSSTVARVFLDAAHVANVAGLAEDARSLAERSAALYPSVAAALQWSRSLAMLGDVVGAQRVLEIDASAATDDDIQSEVLSWRATLDRWSERTCAQHLTEQEEDSRVLSQRILMIETWRDQHEQGPTDSDAVFWKVLRDTEATQSSRLYAAAALLTRLGMRSTPSELRDLFQLADSVYRAVPYSSARPLSHAVRDASAMYVLSAGTIRLFAGLSWAGFARYVDEFAERAERGTGRLATIDQSVVGILGAQLALFDGRPERALADLRIVERMLDSTLPPEVHTQLGLLMVSALAQTGHVDEAMERRAAEDQQLIDASTALSYLADVADFSLLMSSGKLDAARVHLYGMARSSQKPLTERVYAACLASVVGAEPVEAFEWVADARSNELTPLQGALLLLLEAGAVGDASRAEEAACSLEQLGARHRAIGAHQLAERLHAAQGRPQHARRCAERAAQLTDASPRPSSEAVIDQHAIASPSPLFVSFRTDTGAVPTTPAPPPSHAPLAYLATDARRSESEEPADLSALTRRELEVGLLIAEGLSNQEIATRLFLSVRTVESHVLQARTKVGAGRRRDLGRIVSQSVRREA, from the coding sequence ATGAGCGCCGGCGGACACCAGTACAGTGGCGCGAGCCGGTCGGCCGGGTCGGCGCTTCGGCGCTCCGGCGAGTTCCGACAGTCCGCCACGCGGGCACCCGCCGCCCAGAGCAGCCGAGCCGCGGCCATCGCCCGCGTCGCCACGCTGATCGACGATCGGGCCAGCACCCTGCTGGTCGGCCCGCACGGCTACGGCAAGACCTTCGCCGCAGAGTCCATCGGGCGCCGGATGCACGAGCAGGGGCGCTCGGTCATCCGCCTCACCGACTCCTCCCTGAACGCCTCGAACGCCCTCGGCGGGTGGCGCGACGCACCGAGCGGCTCCGTCTTCATCATCGACGACGGCGCCGACCTGCACCCATCGAGCCTGACCGACCTCGTCGATCTCGCACGATCGCGGGACCAGGTCGCCCTCGTCACCCTGGAACAAGAACGCACCGGCCTGCAGGGGCGGCCAGACGAGGCCGCACACCGCCTCCTCGCCGTCTGGCGAAGCGGCGCGCTCACCCGCATCGACCTCCCTGCCCTCGACGGCTTCGAAGCCTCGGCGCTCGCCGACGCAGCAGCCGACGACGCCGTCCTCGACGACATGGCCAAGGCCGTGATCGTCCGTCTCAGCAACGGTTCGCCGCGGCTCGTCCACGAACTCACGAAGGACGCGCTCGAGACGGGCGGGGAGTTCTACCTCCCCCGCAGCATCCTCTCCCTCGGCGTCGCCGGGGTCTCCCCGCGCGTGCACGACCTGACGGAACCACAGCTCGCACGCCTCGAGGACGAGGAACGGTACGCGCTCGTCATGTTGGCGAAGCTCGGGACGATCCCCTACGCACGAGCGGCACGCCTCCTCGGCGAACATCCGCTGCACGCCCTGATGCGGCTCGGACTCGCCCGAAACGACGGGACGGGACAGGACCGGATCGTCGCCGACGAGCTGCACGCCTGGTCGGCGCTCGCGGAATGGCGGCACAGCGGTCGTCTGCACCGCCACGACCGCGTGCAGCGGACCCTCATCTCCGACCTCAGGGTCGGCGGCCGCCTCACCCCCAACGAGTCGTTCATCCTCGGTCGCTACTGGCTGACGACGGCCGCCGACCACCTCGACGAGGGCCTCAAGTCCTCCACCGTGGCCCGTGTCTTCCTCGACGCGGCGCACGTCGCGAACGTGGCGGGGCTGGCCGAGGACGCCCGCTCACTCGCCGAACGTTCGGCCGCGTTGTATCCCTCGGTCGCGGCAGCACTCCAGTGGTCGCGGTCGCTCGCGATGCTGGGTGACGTCGTCGGCGCGCAGCGCGTCCTGGAGATTGACGCCTCCGCGGCCACCGATGACGACATCCAATCGGAGGTTCTCAGCTGGCGGGCGACCCTCGACCGGTGGAGTGAGCGCACCTGCGCCCAGCACCTCACCGAGCAGGAGGAGGACAGTCGTGTCCTCTCGCAGCGGATCCTGATGATCGAGACGTGGCGGGACCAGCACGAGCAGGGTCCGACCGACAGCGACGCGGTCTTCTGGAAGGTCTTGCGCGACACCGAGGCGACGCAGTCCTCGCGGCTGTACGCCGCAGCCGCGCTCCTGACGCGCCTCGGCATGCGCTCCACCCCGTCCGAACTCCGCGACCTGTTCCAGCTGGCCGACTCGGTGTACCGGGCGGTGCCGTACAGTTCCGCTCGCCCCCTCTCCCACGCAGTCCGGGACGCCAGCGCGATGTACGTGCTGTCGGCGGGCACCATCCGGCTCTTCGCGGGGCTGTCCTGGGCCGGCTTCGCCCGCTACGTCGACGAGTTCGCGGAACGGGCCGAACGCGGTACCGGCCGGTTGGCGACCATCGATCAGAGTGTGGTCGGGATCCTGGGCGCACAGCTGGCCTTGTTCGACGGTCGACCGGAACGGGCACTGGCCGATCTCCGGATCGTCGAACGGATGCTCGACTCCACCCTGCCTCCGGAAGTGCACACGCAGCTCGGCCTGCTCATGGTCAGCGCGCTCGCCCAGACCGGTCACGTCGACGAGGCGATGGAACGTCGCGCCGCTGAGGATCAGCAGCTGATCGACGCTTCGACGGCCCTCTCCTACCTGGCCGATGTGGCCGACTTCAGCCTGTTGATGTCGAGCGGCAAACTCGACGCGGCTCGGGTACATCTGTACGGCATGGCACGGTCGTCTCAGAAGCCGCTGACGGAACGCGTCTACGCCGCGTGCCTCGCCTCGGTGGTCGGCGCGGAGCCGGTGGAGGCTTTCGAGTGGGTCGCCGATGCGCGGTCGAACGAGCTGACCCCGCTCCAGGGCGCCTTGCTGCTCCTCCTCGAGGCCGGGGCGGTCGGTGACGCCAGCCGAGCCGAGGAGGCCGCCTGCTCGCTCGAGCAGCTCGGAGCCCGGCATCGGGCGATCGGGGCCCATCAGCTCGCCGAACGGCTCCACGCCGCACAAGGCCGGCCGCAACACGCGCGTCGGTGTGCGGAGCGAGCCGCGCAGCTGACCGACGCCTCACCTCGGCCGTCATCGGAGGCCGTGATCGATCAGCACGCGATCGCGTCCCCGTCTCCGCTCTTCGTCTCCTTCCGGACCGACACCGGTGCGGTCCCGACGACGCCGGCGCCGCCGCCCTCGCACGCACCACTCGCCTATCTCGCGACGGACGCTCGACGGAGCGAGAGCGAGGAACCCGCCGATCTGAGTGCCCTCACCCGCCGCGAGCTGGAGGTGGGACTGCTCATCGCCGAGGGGCTCAGCAACCAGGAGATCGCGACCCGACTGTTCCTCAGTGTGCGGACGGTGGAGTCGCACGTGCTCCAGGCACGGACGAAGGTCGGTGCCGGACGCCGGCGGGACCTGGGCAGGATCGTCTCCCAGTCGGTGCGGCGCGAGGCGTGA